A single region of the Constrictibacter sp. MBR-5 genome encodes:
- a CDS encoding sugar ABC transporter substrate-binding protein, whose translation MSAVGGPLVAVFTKNLTNPAYDGARAGADRVAARFGGRARHFVPTIPDDVDQQIALVDTALAERPDAVVMIPAHPTALLPALAKVHAAGIPVVTAVSRAEDPQVLCHVGADDEAVAFGIAIYLFDHLGGRGDVLLVGGHPNSSTTHDRERGFRASVAQHPGIRIAGVVRGDYQREPGRAAMERVLAEGARFDAVFAANDQSALGVIDALKAAGRRAPVVGVNAIPAAVTAIRAGDLLATAAYDAMSIASIAAEAVLRHLRGERLQREIMLPVAIVDAANCAAWDVPYEARRTPPWETAVPH comes from the coding sequence ATGAGCGCAGTCGGCGGACCGCTGGTCGCGGTGTTCACCAAGAACCTGACGAATCCCGCCTATGACGGTGCACGCGCCGGGGCTGATCGGGTGGCGGCGCGGTTCGGCGGGCGGGCGCGGCATTTCGTGCCGACGATCCCCGACGACGTGGATCAGCAGATCGCGCTGGTCGATACGGCCCTGGCGGAGCGGCCAGATGCGGTGGTGATGATCCCCGCCCACCCGACGGCACTGCTCCCGGCCCTTGCGAAGGTCCACGCCGCCGGCATCCCGGTCGTGACGGCGGTCAGCCGGGCGGAGGATCCGCAGGTGCTCTGCCACGTCGGTGCGGACGACGAGGCCGTCGCCTTCGGCATCGCGATATACCTCTTCGATCACCTGGGCGGCCGTGGCGACGTGCTGCTGGTCGGCGGCCATCCCAATTCCTCGACGACCCACGACCGCGAGCGCGGCTTCCGCGCCTCCGTCGCGCAGCATCCCGGCATTCGCATTGCCGGCGTTGTCCGCGGCGACTATCAGCGCGAGCCGGGCCGGGCGGCGATGGAGCGGGTGCTGGCCGAGGGCGCCCGGTTCGATGCCGTCTTCGCCGCCAACGACCAGAGCGCCCTCGGCGTCATCGACGCGCTGAAGGCGGCCGGCCGCCGGGCGCCGGTCGTCGGCGTGAACGCCATACCGGCGGCGGTGACGGCGATCCGGGCGGGCGACCTGCTGGCGACGGCGGCCTACGACGCCATGTCGATCGCCTCCATCGCGGCCGAGGCCGTGCTGCGCCATCTGCGGGGCGAGCGCCTGCAGCGGGAGATCATGCTGCCGGTCGCGATCGTCGACGCCGCGAACTGTGCCGCATGGGACGTGCCCTACGAAGCGCGCCGGACGCCACCCTGGGAGACGGCCGTTCCCCATTGA
- a CDS encoding SMP-30/gluconolactonase/LRE family protein has translation MREIASDLKFPEGPVAMADGSVVLVEIAAGALTRVMPDGTKQVVATPGGGPNGAAIGPDGKCYVCNNGGFKWHEETGQRRPILQAEDYSGGRIERIDLETGAVEVLYTGAGDVKLRGPNDIVFDAHGGFWFSDLGKTRARDWDRSGVWYAKADGSLIKEVAFPMVTANGVGLSPAGDRLYAAETQTGRLWAFEITGPGEIRRDPWPSPNGGRVLASVPGYQNFDSLAVDADGNICVATLFSGGITVISPDGEILDFVKMPDPYTTNICFGGPDLKTAFITLSMTGKLVAVEWKRAGLKLNYQEV, from the coding sequence ATGCGCGAAATCGCGAGCGACCTGAAGTTCCCCGAGGGGCCCGTGGCCATGGCCGACGGGTCGGTGGTGCTGGTCGAGATCGCCGCCGGCGCCCTGACGCGGGTGATGCCGGACGGCACGAAGCAGGTCGTCGCGACGCCGGGCGGCGGGCCGAACGGGGCCGCCATCGGACCCGACGGCAAGTGCTACGTCTGCAACAATGGCGGCTTCAAGTGGCACGAGGAAACGGGCCAGCGCCGGCCGATCCTGCAGGCCGAGGACTATAGCGGCGGCCGCATCGAGCGCATCGACCTCGAGACCGGCGCGGTCGAGGTGCTCTACACCGGGGCCGGCGACGTGAAGCTGCGCGGGCCGAACGACATCGTCTTCGACGCGCATGGCGGCTTCTGGTTCAGCGACCTGGGCAAGACCCGCGCCCGCGACTGGGACCGCAGCGGCGTGTGGTATGCCAAGGCCGACGGCAGCCTGATCAAGGAAGTCGCCTTCCCGATGGTCACGGCGAACGGCGTCGGCCTGTCGCCCGCGGGCGACCGCCTCTATGCGGCCGAGACGCAGACCGGCCGGCTCTGGGCCTTCGAGATCACCGGCCCCGGCGAGATCCGCCGCGACCCCTGGCCCTCGCCCAACGGCGGGCGCGTGCTGGCCAGCGTGCCGGGCTACCAGAATTTCGACTCGCTGGCGGTCGACGCCGACGGCAACATCTGCGTCGCCACCCTGTTCAGCGGCGGCATCACCGTGATCTCCCCCGACGGCGAGATCCTGGACTTCGTGAAGATGCCCGACCCCTACACCACCAACATCTGCTTCGGCGGGCCGGACCTGAAGACGGCGTTCATCACGCTGTCGATGACCGGCAAGCTGGTCGCGGTGGAGTGGAAGCGGGCCGGCCTGAAGCTGAACTATCAGGAGGTCTGA
- a CDS encoding alpha/beta hydrolase: protein MPILRIIGLLLVLKLLVACSGSAFVNALTPRSGYTVERGIGYSEGPRRRLDLYMPDDAGPDAPVLVFLYGGGWDSGDRAMYRFVGQAFAARGYVTVIPDYRIYPEVLWPDFLDDGAAAVAWARENAPSRGPLLLAGHSAGAYNAAMLALDRRWLEAQGASPAALAAVAGLAGPYDFLPLQDEDLKIIFGPEKERPRTQPINYVDGSGPPMLLVTGGGDTTVDPANSTRLAERIRQKGGTAEVKVYDRVGHIAIVGALAAPLRHLAPVLDDMDRFFRRTIAADRVAADPVKPGARTDRPAVPDR from the coding sequence ATGCCCATCCTCCGCATCATCGGTCTCCTGCTCGTGCTGAAGCTTCTCGTCGCCTGTTCGGGCTCCGCCTTCGTAAACGCCCTGACGCCACGCTCGGGCTATACGGTCGAGCGGGGCATCGGCTACAGCGAAGGGCCGCGGCGGCGCCTCGACCTCTACATGCCGGACGACGCCGGTCCTGACGCACCCGTCCTCGTCTTCCTCTATGGCGGCGGCTGGGATTCCGGCGACCGCGCGATGTACCGCTTCGTCGGCCAGGCCTTCGCTGCCCGCGGCTATGTGACGGTGATCCCGGACTACCGGATCTATCCGGAAGTGCTCTGGCCCGACTTTCTCGACGACGGTGCCGCGGCGGTCGCCTGGGCGCGGGAGAACGCCCCCTCGCGCGGGCCGCTGCTGCTCGCCGGGCATTCGGCGGGCGCCTACAACGCGGCGATGCTGGCGCTCGACCGGCGCTGGCTGGAGGCGCAGGGGGCGTCGCCGGCGGCCCTCGCGGCCGTCGCGGGACTCGCCGGGCCCTACGACTTTCTTCCGCTCCAGGATGAGGATCTGAAGATCATCTTCGGGCCGGAGAAGGAGCGGCCGCGTACGCAGCCGATCAACTATGTCGACGGCAGTGGCCCGCCGATGCTGCTGGTCACCGGCGGCGGCGACACCACCGTCGATCCTGCGAACAGCACCCGCCTCGCCGAACGGATCCGCCAGAAGGGCGGCACGGCAGAGGTGAAGGTCTATGACCGGGTCGGCCACATCGCCATCGTGGGCGCGCTGGCGGCGCCGTTGCGGCACCTGGCGCCGGTGCTGGACGACATGGACCGCTTCTTCCGCCGGACTATTGCCGCCGATCGTGTCGCCGCCGATCCCGTCAAACCGGGGGCGCGAACAGATCGCCCTGCGGTCCCGGATAGGTGA
- a CDS encoding aldo/keto reductase, producing the protein MHKRPFGRTGMEIPELVLGGGIVGGILILADEDTRRTALERTVAAGIDWIDTAAQYGNGVSEETIGRHLPTLHPRPRISTKFRLKPADLFDIRGAVERCLEASLKRLDLERIELFQLHNQLGGGDPNRAMPVEHVLRKEGVADALDALKARGLIAASGFTALGETHALMQVANSGRFDSAQVYYNMLNPSAAWTRAPAGWPAQDFSGLIAACKRHGTAIMNIRAMAGGALASPERHGREVVIASGAELDRDFARAAAVREALGADFGTPAQTAIRFALANPDIACIDFGIATLAHLDEALAAYALGPLPDEAIRRLEPLWASDFGLA; encoded by the coding sequence ATGCACAAGCGCCCCTTCGGCCGAACCGGCATGGAGATCCCCGAACTGGTGCTCGGTGGCGGCATCGTCGGCGGGATCCTGATCCTCGCCGACGAGGACACTCGCCGCACCGCCCTGGAACGGACCGTCGCCGCCGGGATCGACTGGATCGACACGGCCGCCCAATACGGCAACGGCGTCTCCGAGGAGACGATCGGCCGCCACCTGCCGACGCTCCACCCGCGGCCGCGAATCTCGACCAAGTTCCGCCTGAAGCCCGCCGACCTGTTCGACATCCGGGGCGCGGTCGAACGCTGCCTGGAGGCCAGCCTGAAACGGCTCGACCTGGAGCGGATCGAGCTGTTCCAGCTGCACAACCAACTGGGCGGCGGCGACCCGAACCGGGCGATGCCGGTAGAGCACGTCCTGCGCAAGGAGGGGGTGGCCGATGCGCTCGACGCGCTGAAGGCGCGCGGCTTGATCGCGGCATCCGGCTTCACCGCGCTGGGCGAGACGCATGCGCTGATGCAGGTCGCGAACAGCGGCCGGTTCGATTCGGCGCAGGTCTACTACAACATGCTGAACCCGAGCGCCGCCTGGACCAGGGCGCCGGCGGGGTGGCCGGCGCAGGATTTCTCCGGCCTGATCGCCGCGTGCAAACGGCACGGCACGGCGATCATGAACATCCGCGCCATGGCCGGCGGCGCGCTGGCGAGCCCGGAGCGGCACGGCCGCGAGGTGGTGATCGCGTCGGGTGCCGAACTGGACCGCGACTTCGCCCGGGCCGCCGCCGTGCGGGAGGCGCTGGGTGCGGATTTCGGGACGCCGGCCCAGACGGCGATCCGCTTCGCACTCGCCAACCCCGACATCGCCTGCATCGACTTCGGCATCGCCACCCTGGCCCATCTGGACGAGGCGCTGGCGGCCTACGCCCTGGGGCCGCTGCCCGACGAGGCGATCCGGCGGCTCGAACCGCTGTGGGCGAGCGATTTCGGCCTCGCCTGA
- a CDS encoding EamA family transporter — translation MSERLGYMLLAVVWMCWGLSYPATAIALGSMDVWTSRVLVMPISGAALLLVVVLQGGSLRIPRIYWRDMAILAVANMSIFQICMTSGVALMSPGRTAVIIYTMPIWATFFAVFLLGERVKWPHVAGLCLGVSGLALLMSQDLSNLTNAPLGAALTLCASISFAFGTVWMKRRTWHVDLTAFGGWQILVGWLPIGVIWLFVSPEHAFARVDTPGWLAIAYLAFCANALAYFAWFRVVTIFPATVSGIGTLVVPCIGVLSSALVVGEMLGWRDFAALGLICSALALVVLVPAYRNHRTAAKARRAA, via the coding sequence ATGAGCGAACGGCTGGGCTACATGCTGCTGGCCGTCGTCTGGATGTGCTGGGGGCTGAGCTATCCCGCGACCGCCATCGCGCTCGGCTCGATGGACGTCTGGACCAGCCGGGTGCTGGTCATGCCGATCTCCGGCGCAGCGCTGCTGCTGGTCGTCGTGCTGCAGGGCGGCAGCCTGCGGATCCCGCGGATCTACTGGCGCGACATGGCGATCCTGGCGGTCGCGAACATGTCGATCTTCCAGATCTGCATGACCTCCGGCGTGGCGCTGATGAGCCCGGGGCGGACGGCGGTGATCATCTACACCATGCCGATCTGGGCGACCTTCTTCGCCGTCTTCCTGCTGGGCGAGCGGGTGAAGTGGCCGCACGTCGCAGGCCTGTGCCTGGGCGTCTCCGGCCTCGCCCTGCTGATGAGCCAGGACTTGTCGAACCTGACCAACGCGCCGCTGGGTGCCGCCCTCACTCTGTGCGCCTCGATCTCCTTCGCCTTCGGCACCGTCTGGATGAAGCGGCGCACCTGGCATGTCGACCTGACGGCGTTCGGCGGCTGGCAGATCCTGGTCGGCTGGCTGCCCATCGGCGTGATCTGGCTGTTCGTGTCGCCGGAGCACGCCTTCGCCCGCGTCGACACGCCGGGCTGGCTCGCGATCGCCTACCTCGCCTTCTGCGCCAACGCCCTCGCCTACTTCGCCTGGTTCCGGGTGGTGACGATCTTCCCGGCCACGGTCTCCGGCATCGGCACGCTGGTGGTGCCGTGCATCGGCGTGCTGAGCAGCGCGCTGGTCGTCGGCGAGATGCTCGGCTGGCGCGACTTCGCCGCACTGGGCCTGATCTGCTCGGCGCTGGCCCTGGTCGTCCTGGTCCCGGCCTACCGCAACCACCGCACCGCCGCGAAGGCGCGCCGGGCAGCCTGA
- a CDS encoding SDR family NAD(P)-dependent oxidoreductase, whose amino-acid sequence MMDKDQDDSGLAGKVAIIAGGGAAGDGVGNGRAAAILLARSGTKVLVVDRELALAEATAAIIRAEGGEAAAHATDVTSESQCSAMVTAALDHFGRLDYLDNNVGIGSRGSVVDEPAETWRRVMQVNVETMFLTSKYAIPAMIRTGGGAIVNVSSISALRPRGLTSYTTSKGAVIALTRAMAVDHGRDGIRVNCVAPGPMYTPMVYARGMTDAARDQRRKASVLKIEGSGWDVGQAVRFLLSDRARYITGQTLVVDGGVTIQAPERESQEH is encoded by the coding sequence ATGATGGACAAGGACCAGGACGATTCCGGCCTCGCCGGCAAGGTGGCGATCATCGCCGGCGGCGGTGCCGCGGGCGACGGCGTGGGCAACGGCCGCGCGGCGGCGATCCTGCTGGCGCGGTCGGGGACGAAGGTGCTGGTCGTCGACCGCGAGCTCGCCCTGGCCGAAGCGACCGCCGCGATCATCAGGGCCGAGGGCGGCGAGGCGGCGGCGCACGCCACCGACGTCACCAGCGAATCCCAGTGCAGCGCCATGGTCACGGCGGCCCTCGATCATTTCGGGCGGCTCGACTATCTCGACAACAATGTCGGCATCGGCAGCCGCGGCAGCGTCGTCGACGAGCCGGCCGAGACCTGGCGCCGGGTCATGCAGGTCAACGTCGAGACCATGTTCCTGACCTCGAAATATGCGATCCCGGCGATGATCCGCACCGGCGGCGGCGCCATCGTCAACGTCTCCTCGATCTCCGCCCTCCGGCCGCGCGGCCTGACCTCCTACACCACATCGAAGGGGGCGGTGATCGCGCTGACTCGGGCGATGGCGGTCGATCACGGCCGCGACGGCATCCGGGTCAACTGCGTGGCGCCGGGGCCGATGTACACGCCAATGGTCTATGCCCGCGGCATGACCGATGCGGCGCGCGACCAGCGCCGCAAGGCTTCCGTGCTGAAGATCGAGGGCAGCGGCTGGGATGTCGGGCAAGCGGTACGGTTCCTGCTTTCCGATCGGGCGCGGTACATCACCGGCCAGACCCTGGTGGTCGACGGCGGCGTGACGATCCAGGCGCCGGAGCGGGAATCGCAGGAGCATTGA
- a CDS encoding LysE family transporter: protein MTLDLWLLYLLAAVGLSLTPGPNGLLSLTHGACFGLRATVWTVLGGAVGFFLLIAVSLAGMGTLLAASERAFTIAKWAGAAYLVWLGVRVWRAPPPFATLSAATATPAPLLPAAGRPRLFGEGFMVAVSNPKALIFFAAFLPQFMVPGTPFAMQLAVFGGTFVAVEFVYELLLAAMAQRIAPWLGRHGRWFNRGAGVTFVGIGAALTTASR from the coding sequence ATGACCCTCGATCTCTGGCTCCTCTACCTCCTCGCCGCCGTCGGCCTGTCGCTCACGCCGGGGCCGAACGGGTTGCTGTCGTTGACGCACGGGGCCTGTTTCGGGTTGCGGGCGACGGTGTGGACGGTGCTGGGCGGGGCGGTGGGGTTCTTCCTGCTGATCGCGGTGTCGCTGGCCGGGATGGGGACGCTGCTGGCCGCGTCGGAGCGGGCGTTCACGATCGCGAAGTGGGCGGGGGCCGCCTATCTGGTCTGGCTGGGCGTGCGGGTGTGGCGGGCGCCGCCGCCCTTCGCGACCCTGTCCGCCGCCACCGCAACACCGGCCCCCCTTCTACCCGCCGCCGGGCGTCCCCGGCTGTTTGGGGAGGGGTTCATGGTGGCGGTCAGCAACCCCAAGGCGCTGATCTTCTTCGCGGCGTTCCTCCCGCAGTTCATGGTGCCGGGCACGCCGTTCGCGATGCAGCTGGCCGTGTTCGGCGGCACCTTCGTGGCGGTGGAGTTCGTGTACGAGCTGCTGCTGGCGGCGATGGCGCAGCGGATCGCCCCCTGGCTCGGCCGCCACGGCCGCTGGTTCAACCGCGGTGCCGGCGTCACCTTCGTCGGCATCGGCGCCGCGCTGACGACCGCCAGCCGCTAG
- a CDS encoding MFS transporter encodes MGSAFLGLVAIVAGAFLLQVSNGWLGILVPLELGVEGYPAAVIGLVVTAHSVGFLVGCIFAPRLVRSLGHIRAFAVLAAAVSVATMAFTATVDPWLWGPLRLVTGFCSAGLFTIAESWISAQTPSQFRGRVLSLYMLSNKVALAGGQLLLAFSNADASVYFLVAAACYSLSLIPVASTHGATPSQPELMTLSLRKLYRIAPVGIVGAVATGLVNGAILGVAPVYVVEIGQSPAMAAILVAIMQSGSLVMQWPLGWLSDRYERRIVILIASLVVAVVSAAIAFLGGTFPQALYPLAVLWGGCALSIYALCLAHAGDFAEPHEMVPLASSLLLSWAAGAAAGPFMAAAFMEMVGPGGLFLYSAVIAAFLAGFVVWRMTRRAAPKPEDRERFVAMPVMTSPGSARMDPRSPEAEGSGDG; translated from the coding sequence ATGGGCAGCGCGTTCCTTGGGCTGGTGGCGATCGTGGCGGGCGCCTTCCTGCTGCAGGTCTCCAACGGCTGGCTCGGCATCCTGGTGCCGCTCGAGCTCGGTGTCGAAGGCTATCCGGCGGCGGTGATCGGCCTCGTCGTCACCGCGCATTCGGTGGGCTTTCTGGTCGGCTGCATCTTCGCGCCGCGGCTGGTCCGGTCGCTCGGTCATATCCGCGCCTTCGCTGTGCTGGCGGCGGCGGTTTCGGTCGCGACGATGGCGTTCACCGCCACCGTCGATCCCTGGCTCTGGGGGCCGCTGCGGCTCGTCACCGGCTTCTGCTCGGCCGGGCTGTTCACCATCGCCGAGAGCTGGATCAGCGCCCAGACTCCGTCCCAGTTCCGCGGCCGGGTGCTCAGCCTCTACATGCTGTCCAACAAGGTGGCGCTCGCCGGCGGACAGCTGCTGCTCGCCTTCAGCAACGCCGACGCGTCGGTCTACTTCCTCGTCGCCGCAGCGTGCTATTCGCTCTCGCTCATTCCGGTTGCCTCGACCCACGGTGCCACGCCGTCGCAGCCCGAACTGATGACGCTCAGCCTGCGCAAGCTCTACCGGATCGCGCCAGTGGGAATCGTCGGAGCGGTGGCGACCGGGCTGGTGAACGGCGCGATCCTGGGCGTGGCGCCTGTCTACGTGGTCGAGATCGGCCAGTCGCCGGCGATGGCGGCGATCCTGGTCGCGATCATGCAGAGCGGCAGCCTAGTGATGCAGTGGCCGCTCGGCTGGCTGTCGGACCGCTACGAGCGCCGGATCGTCATCCTGATCGCCTCGCTCGTCGTGGCCGTCGTTTCCGCCGCCATCGCCTTCCTCGGCGGCACGTTCCCGCAGGCTCTCTACCCGCTCGCCGTGCTGTGGGGCGGCTGTGCGCTCTCGATCTACGCCCTCTGCCTTGCCCATGCCGGCGACTTCGCCGAGCCGCACGAGATGGTGCCGCTGGCCAGCAGCCTGCTCCTCTCCTGGGCCGCCGGTGCGGCGGCCGGGCCGTTCATGGCGGCGGCCTTCATGGAGATGGTCGGGCCGGGCGGCCTGTTTCTTTATTCCGCGGTCATCGCGGCGTTCCTTGCCGGCTTCGTGGTCTGGCGCATGACGCGCCGCGCCGCGCCGAAGCCTGAGGATCGGGAGCGGTTCGTTGCGATGCCGGTGATGACCAGCCCGGGCAGCGCGCGTATGGATCCGCGGTCGCCCGAGGCGGAGGGATCCGGCGACGGCTGA
- a CDS encoding SDR family NAD(P)-dependent oxidoreductase, whose protein sequence is MIDLKGKTALVTGAASGIGRATAETLAEAGAHVVGADLDEARLSEMVKAVDAAGGSAEGVVMDVTSWDAVNAVAADVNGRYGRMDILVNVAGWDRIEPFMQNDEAFIEKIVSLNYLGQVRVAKAFLPPMIEAQQGMIVNVSSDAGRVGSMGETVYAGAKGGVIAFTKSLAREMARHGICVNCVCPGPTDTPLFAAQPDRMREALLRVIPFRRLGTPQDLANAILFFASPRASYVTGQVLSVSGGLTMSG, encoded by the coding sequence ATGATCGATCTGAAGGGCAAGACGGCGCTGGTCACCGGTGCGGCATCCGGCATAGGCCGCGCCACCGCGGAGACCCTGGCGGAGGCCGGCGCCCATGTGGTCGGAGCCGACCTGGACGAGGCGCGTCTGTCCGAGATGGTGAAGGCCGTCGACGCGGCCGGCGGCAGCGCCGAGGGGGTGGTGATGGACGTGACGTCCTGGGACGCCGTGAACGCCGTCGCCGCCGACGTCAACGGCCGCTATGGCCGGATGGACATCCTGGTGAACGTCGCCGGCTGGGACCGGATCGAACCCTTCATGCAGAACGACGAGGCGTTCATCGAGAAGATCGTCAGCCTGAACTATCTGGGGCAGGTCCGCGTCGCCAAGGCCTTCCTGCCGCCGATGATCGAGGCGCAGCAGGGCATGATCGTGAACGTCTCCTCCGACGCCGGCCGCGTCGGTTCGATGGGCGAGACAGTCTATGCCGGCGCCAAGGGCGGCGTCATCGCTTTCACCAAGAGTCTGGCGCGCGAGATGGCGCGCCACGGCATCTGCGTGAACTGCGTCTGCCCGGGCCCCACCGACACGCCGCTGTTCGCGGCCCAGCCGGACCGGATGCGCGAGGCGCTGCTGCGCGTCATCCCGTTCCGCCGCCTCGGCACGCCGCAGGACCTCGCAAACGCCATCCTGTTCTTCGCCAGTCCGCGCGCCAGCTACGTCACCGGGCAGGTGCTGTCGGTCAGCGGCGGCCTGACGATGAGCGGCTGA
- a CDS encoding NADP-dependent oxidoreductase: MTLMNRRVTLKERPTGLAGPEHFAMDEQPVRAPAEGEVLIETLLLSVDPAMRVWISENPGYVEPVLPGEVMRAGGIGRVLESRSPTVRPGDLVQARLGWQTHTTLPGSVLQRLDPALGSALDWIGPLGGTALTAYFGILDVGAAKAGETVLVSAASGGVGQMAGQIAKLAGCRVVGTAGGPEKCAFVTRELGFDEAIDYKAEPDIKAAIRRTCPDGIDVYFDNVGGPTLDAALGAIRLRGRIAVCGRISQTATAEVYGIRNMGVLIGKRARIEGFLVFDYADRYDEARRWLSGHLKAGRLKQRLHVLDGLERAPEGLTMLFRGGNTGKLVVRVAKED; encoded by the coding sequence ATGACGCTGATGAACAGGCGCGTCACGCTGAAGGAGCGGCCAACGGGGCTGGCTGGGCCGGAGCATTTCGCGATGGACGAGCAGCCCGTCCGGGCGCCCGCCGAGGGCGAAGTGCTGATCGAGACGCTGCTGCTGTCGGTCGATCCGGCGATGCGGGTCTGGATCAGCGAGAATCCCGGCTATGTCGAGCCGGTGCTGCCCGGCGAGGTGATGCGGGCTGGCGGCATCGGCCGCGTGCTGGAGTCGCGCTCGCCGACCGTCCGGCCCGGCGACCTCGTCCAGGCGCGGCTCGGCTGGCAGACCCACACGACGCTGCCGGGCAGCGTGCTCCAAAGGCTCGACCCGGCGCTGGGGTCGGCGCTCGACTGGATCGGGCCGCTCGGCGGCACCGCCCTCACCGCCTATTTCGGCATCCTCGACGTGGGTGCGGCCAAGGCGGGCGAGACGGTTCTGGTCTCGGCGGCATCGGGCGGCGTCGGTCAGATGGCCGGCCAGATCGCCAAGCTGGCCGGCTGCCGCGTCGTCGGCACGGCGGGCGGTCCCGAGAAATGCGCCTTCGTCACCCGCGAACTCGGCTTCGACGAGGCCATCGACTACAAGGCCGAGCCCGACATCAAGGCCGCCATCCGGCGCACCTGCCCCGACGGCATCGACGTCTATTTCGACAATGTCGGCGGGCCGACGCTGGACGCCGCGCTGGGCGCCATCCGGCTGCGCGGCCGGATCGCCGTCTGCGGGCGCATCTCGCAGACCGCCACCGCCGAGGTCTACGGCATACGCAACATGGGCGTGCTGATCGGCAAGCGGGCGCGGATCGAAGGCTTCCTGGTCTTCGACTATGCCGATCGCTACGACGAGGCGCGGCGCTGGCTCTCCGGGCACCTGAAGGCGGGACGCCTGAAGCAGCGCCTGCACGTCCTCGACGGTCTGGAGCGCGCGCCGGAGGGCCTGACCATGCTGTTCCGGGGCGGGAACACCGGCAAACTGGTCGTCCGCGTCGCGAAAGAGGATTGA
- a CDS encoding DUF488 domain-containing protein, with translation MTIWTVGHSNRTQAAFLALLAQSGIALVADVRAFPRSRTNPQFNADVLEAALADAGIGYVHLPDLGGRRASRKDAAGSPNTLWREPGFRNYADYALTPPFRAGLAELMRLAGERRTVVMCAEAVWWRCHRRLIADYLLAADVAVMHILSEDRVEAAALSKGARVADDGRITYPGPQGDLFAPPV, from the coding sequence ATGACGATCTGGACAGTCGGCCATTCGAACCGGACACAGGCGGCGTTCCTGGCGCTGCTCGCGCAGTCGGGCATCGCGCTCGTCGCCGACGTGCGTGCGTTCCCCCGGTCGCGCACCAACCCGCAGTTCAATGCGGATGTGCTGGAGGCCGCACTGGCCGACGCCGGCATCGGTTACGTACACCTGCCGGACCTCGGTGGCCGCCGCGCCAGCCGCAAGGACGCGGCAGGCTCGCCCAATACGCTCTGGCGCGAACCGGGCTTCCGCAACTATGCCGACTATGCCCTGACGCCGCCGTTCCGGGCCGGCTTGGCCGAACTGATGCGGCTGGCCGGCGAACGGCGGACGGTGGTGATGTGCGCCGAAGCCGTGTGGTGGCGCTGCCATCGCCGTCTGATCGCGGACTACCTGCTGGCAGCAGACGTCGCTGTGATGCACATCCTGAGCGAAGACAGGGTCGAGGCCGCGGCGCTGAGCAAGGGTGCGCGCGTCGCCGATGACGGCCGGATCACCTATCCGGGACCGCAGGGCGATCTGTTCGCGCCCCCGGTTTGA
- the plsY gene encoding glycerol-3-phosphate 1-O-acyltransferase PlsY, whose protein sequence is MVFWIANLLGLGVAYLLGSLPTGYLAGRLLRGIDIRRHGSGSTGATNVLRAVGKGPALLVLAVDALKGAAAVGLAVWLQPRVQGFAPAAPFDPALWLPWAVCLYGLAALLGHSRSVWLNFTGGKSAATGLGVLLAMSWPVGLGAAAAFATVLALSRIVSLGSMLAAATAIGLVCALEQPLPYRLLVIAGGLYVVWLHRTNIARLRAGTEPRLGRGGENRRSPDR, encoded by the coding sequence ATGGTCTTCTGGATCGCCAACCTGCTGGGGCTGGGGGTGGCCTATCTCCTCGGCTCGCTGCCCACGGGCTATCTGGCGGGGCGGCTGCTGCGCGGCATCGACATCCGCCGGCACGGCTCCGGCTCGACCGGGGCGACCAACGTGCTGCGCGCCGTGGGCAAGGGGCCGGCGCTGCTGGTGCTCGCGGTCGATGCGCTGAAGGGGGCGGCGGCGGTGGGGCTCGCCGTCTGGCTCCAGCCGCGGGTCCAGGGATTCGCGCCCGCCGCACCGTTCGACCCGGCCCTCTGGCTGCCCTGGGCCGTCTGCCTGTACGGGCTCGCCGCCCTGCTCGGGCACAGCCGGTCGGTCTGGCTGAACTTCACCGGCGGCAAGTCCGCGGCGACCGGCCTGGGCGTGCTGCTCGCCATGTCCTGGCCGGTCGGCCTGGGCGCGGCGGCGGCCTTCGCCACCGTGCTGGCACTCTCCCGCATCGTCTCCCTCGGCTCGATGCTCGCCGCGGCGACGGCGATCGGCCTCGTCTGCGCCCTGGAACAGCCCCTGCCCTATCGCCTGCTGGTGATCGCCGGCGGCCTCTACGTCGTCTGGCTGCACCGCACCAACATCGCCCGCCTGCGCGCCGGGACCGAGCCGCGCCTGGGCCGGGGCGGCGAGAACCGGCGTTCGCCGGACCGCTGA